A genomic window from Variovorax paradoxus includes:
- a CDS encoding uracil-DNA glycosylase family protein → MSAVQTLKLDARQRAMLDEMGVKVWWPVPEAVEAAAPETAAVAEEEVAVVEERVQVEAPVAAPAPAARPAAAPAPAARPAAAPLSQGAAVLVEAPCRLYADAGAPESTQGGWLVVADMPPEADGRHGEPFEGDAGRLLDNMLRALKLHDGQTPVHLMRTHRGVAAGQPGSPRAIDEAFDEHAAALAPRIVLAMGPLAAQSLMRSGDPLGKLRGRVVPLDSVGGAAVVATYHPAYLLRNPADKARAWADLCLAAEQHTPAPS, encoded by the coding sequence ATGAGTGCGGTACAGACATTGAAGCTCGACGCGCGTCAGCGCGCGATGCTCGACGAGATGGGCGTGAAGGTCTGGTGGCCCGTGCCCGAGGCGGTGGAAGCGGCGGCGCCTGAGACGGCTGCTGTTGCCGAAGAAGAGGTAGCCGTGGTCGAAGAACGCGTGCAGGTCGAAGCACCCGTTGCCGCGCCGGCACCGGCCGCCCGGCCTGCTGCGGCACCCGCACCGGCTGCCCGCCCGGCGGCTGCGCCGCTGTCCCAGGGCGCTGCCGTGCTGGTCGAGGCGCCCTGCCGTCTCTATGCCGACGCTGGCGCACCGGAATCCACGCAGGGCGGCTGGCTGGTCGTGGCCGACATGCCGCCCGAAGCCGACGGCCGCCACGGCGAGCCCTTCGAGGGCGACGCCGGCCGCCTGCTCGACAACATGCTGCGCGCACTGAAGCTGCACGACGGCCAGACGCCAGTGCACCTCATGCGCACCCACCGCGGCGTGGCCGCCGGCCAGCCCGGCAGCCCGCGCGCAATCGACGAGGCCTTCGACGAGCACGCCGCGGCGCTCGCCCCCCGCATCGTGCTGGCGATGGGCCCGTTGGCGGCGCAAAGCCTGATGCGCAGCGGCGACCCGTTGGGCAAGCTGCGCGGCCGCGTTGTGCCGCTGGATTCCGTCGGTGGCGCGGCGGTGGTGGCGACCTACCACCCCGCGTATTTGCTGCGCAATCCCGCCGACAAGGCCCGCGCCTGGGCCGACCTCTGCCTGGCCGCCGAACAGCACACGCCCGCTCCAAGCTGA
- a CDS encoding DUF2145 domain-containing protein, whose protein sequence is MKRGALPVFCGLATVVVFAAMALLPMQARAGRSCEQVRPTPDVIVKGMQMAERTSQALDASGARVVILARAGQDLSKYGLRYSHLGFAYKTDAGPWRVVHKLNQCGTAVAAIYRQGLGEFFLDDPWRYEAAWVVPTPDVQTHLLAVLNESPARIVRLHIAPYSIVSYVWGQKYQQSNQWAVETLAAAMEPATIVNRTQAQAWMQFKGYEPTTLKLGPLTRLGGRVGSANVAFDDHPNDKRFSDRIETVTVDSVFAWLPRAGLGAAPVTLRLQ, encoded by the coding sequence ATGAAGCGCGGCGCGCTGCCCGTGTTCTGCGGGCTCGCCACCGTCGTCGTCTTCGCCGCGATGGCCTTGCTGCCGATGCAGGCGCGGGCCGGCCGCTCGTGCGAGCAGGTCAGGCCGACGCCCGACGTGATCGTCAAGGGCATGCAAATGGCCGAGCGCACCTCGCAGGCGCTCGACGCCAGCGGCGCGCGCGTCGTGATCCTCGCGCGCGCCGGGCAAGACCTGAGCAAGTACGGCCTGCGCTATTCGCACCTGGGCTTCGCCTACAAGACCGATGCCGGCCCGTGGCGCGTGGTGCACAAGCTCAACCAGTGCGGCACCGCGGTGGCGGCCATCTACCGCCAGGGGCTGGGCGAGTTCTTCCTCGACGACCCGTGGCGCTACGAGGCGGCCTGGGTCGTGCCCACGCCCGACGTGCAGACGCATCTGCTGGCCGTGCTGAACGAATCGCCCGCGCGCATCGTGCGGCTGCACATCGCGCCGTACAGCATCGTGAGCTACGTCTGGGGCCAGAAGTACCAGCAGTCGAACCAGTGGGCGGTGGAGACGCTGGCCGCCGCCATGGAACCCGCCACCATCGTCAACCGCACGCAGGCGCAGGCCTGGATGCAGTTCAAGGGCTACGAGCCGACCACGCTGAAGCTCGGGCCACTCACCCGGCTGGGCGGCCGCGTAGGCTCGGCAAACGTGGCCTTCGACGATCATCCGAACGACAAGCGGTTCTCGGACCGCATCGAGACGGTGACGGTCGATTCGGTGTTCGCGTGGCTGCCGCGTGCCGGG
- the pyrF gene encoding orotidine-5'-phosphate decarboxylase, which produces MTFLDKLAAAQQKNGSLLCVGLDPEPARFPGQFKGDASRIYDFCARIVDATADLVIAFKPQIAYFAAHRAEAQLEQLMEHMRRNAPHVPTILDAKRGDIGSTAEQYALEAFERYGADAVTLSPFMGFDSVAPYLKHEGKGAFLLCRTSNPGGSDLQGQRLADVEGQPFLYEHVARLAQGPWNLNGQLGLVVGATYPAEIERVRELAPTVPLLIPGVGAQGGDAVATVRAGWRADAPIVVNSSRAIIYASSGDDFAEAAKKAARTTRDALEAAKP; this is translated from the coding sequence ATGACTTTCCTCGACAAGCTGGCCGCCGCACAGCAAAAAAACGGCTCCCTGCTCTGCGTGGGGCTCGATCCGGAGCCAGCCAGATTTCCGGGGCAATTCAAGGGCGACGCCAGCCGCATCTATGACTTCTGCGCGCGCATCGTCGACGCGACGGCCGACCTGGTCATCGCCTTCAAGCCGCAGATCGCCTACTTCGCGGCCCACCGCGCCGAAGCCCAGCTCGAACAGCTGATGGAGCACATGCGCCGCAACGCGCCCCACGTGCCCACGATCCTCGACGCCAAGCGCGGCGACATCGGCTCCACCGCCGAGCAATACGCCCTGGAAGCCTTCGAGCGCTACGGCGCCGACGCGGTGACGCTGTCGCCCTTCATGGGCTTCGACTCGGTCGCGCCGTACCTCAAGCACGAGGGCAAGGGCGCCTTCCTGCTGTGCCGCACCAGCAACCCTGGCGGATCTGACCTGCAGGGGCAGCGGCTGGCGGATGTCGAGGGGCAGCCCTTTTTGTACGAACACGTCGCCAGGCTGGCGCAGGGGCCGTGGAACCTGAATGGCCAGCTTGGCCTGGTGGTGGGCGCGACCTACCCGGCAGAGATCGAACGCGTGCGCGAACTCGCGCCGACGGTGCCGCTGCTGATTCCAGGCGTCGGCGCCCAGGGCGGCGATGCGGTCGCCACGGTGCGCGCCGGCTGGCGTGCCGATGCGCCGATCGTCGTGAACTCGTCGCGAGCGATCATTTATGCGTCGTCGGGCGACGACTTTGCCGAAGCGGCGAAAAAGGCCGCGCGCACCACGCGCGACGCGTTGGAAGCCGCCAAACCCTGA
- a CDS encoding MFS transporter — MTNPAAAAATPVAHEANAHANQFALLKQRRFAPFFWTQFAGAANDNLFKFAFTVMVTYQLQLSWMPPAMAGLVIGALFILPFLLFSATSGQLTDKFDKTKMIRFVKNLEIVIMLIAAWGFVTANAVVLLGCVFLMGLHSTLFGPVKFAYLPQVLDARELTGGNGMVEMGTFVAILLGQVAGGLLVAVPQIGHMSVAVGCVLLALVGRGVAQAIPQAPATDPGLVINWNPISETWRNLKLANENVVVFRSLLGISWMWFFGAVFLSQFPSFAKEVLHGDEQVASLLLVVFSVGIGVGSLLCETLSRRQVEIGLVPLGAIGMSVFAIDLYFASRGLPKVPEMGIGAFVHQGAHWRVMADLALLSLFAGLYSVPMYALIQLRSQPTHRARIIAANNILNALFMIGSSVIAGALLGAGFTIPQIFLFTGIANAVVAFYIFMLVPEYLLRFVAWVLSRFVYRFDIKGESHIPTEGAAVLVCNHVSFIDAVLLMAASPRPIRFIMDHRIFKVPVLGWLFKLAKAIPIAPQKEDPAAYEAAFAKALGVLREGDLLAIFPEGAITRDGTLQPFKGGVMKIVESARAEGLEPPVIPMALINLWGSYFSRIELRGGEQVAMAKPFRRGFFSRVGLNVGGPVPPAEVQPESLRQRVGALLGA; from the coding sequence ATGACAAATCCCGCCGCTGCCGCAGCCACACCCGTGGCCCATGAAGCGAACGCCCACGCCAACCAGTTCGCCCTCCTCAAGCAGCGGCGCTTCGCGCCTTTCTTCTGGACCCAGTTCGCTGGCGCGGCGAACGACAACCTCTTCAAGTTCGCCTTCACCGTCATGGTGACCTACCAGCTCCAGCTGAGCTGGATGCCGCCTGCCATGGCGGGGCTGGTGATCGGTGCGCTGTTCATCCTGCCGTTTTTGCTGTTCTCGGCCACGTCCGGCCAGCTCACCGACAAGTTCGACAAGACGAAGATGATCCGCTTCGTCAAGAACCTCGAGATCGTCATCATGCTGATTGCGGCCTGGGGCTTCGTCACGGCCAATGCCGTGGTGCTGCTGGGTTGCGTGTTCCTCATGGGGCTGCATTCCACGCTGTTCGGGCCGGTCAAGTTCGCCTACCTGCCGCAGGTGCTCGATGCGCGCGAGCTCACGGGCGGCAACGGCATGGTCGAGATGGGCACCTTCGTTGCCATCCTGCTCGGGCAGGTCGCGGGCGGGCTGCTGGTGGCGGTGCCGCAGATCGGCCACATGAGCGTGGCCGTGGGCTGCGTGCTGCTGGCGCTGGTGGGGCGGGGCGTGGCGCAGGCCATTCCGCAGGCGCCGGCCACCGACCCGGGGCTGGTCATCAACTGGAACCCCATCAGCGAAACCTGGCGCAACCTGAAGCTCGCGAACGAGAACGTGGTGGTGTTCCGCTCGCTGCTGGGCATTTCGTGGATGTGGTTCTTCGGCGCGGTGTTCCTGAGCCAGTTTCCGAGCTTCGCCAAGGAAGTGCTGCACGGCGACGAGCAGGTGGCCTCGCTGTTGCTGGTGGTGTTCTCGGTGGGCATCGGCGTCGGCTCGCTGCTGTGCGAGACGCTGAGCCGCCGGCAGGTGGAAATCGGCCTGGTGCCGCTGGGCGCCATCGGCATGAGCGTGTTCGCCATCGACCTGTACTTTGCTTCGCGCGGGCTGCCCAAGGTGCCCGAGATGGGCATCGGCGCCTTCGTGCACCAGGGCGCGCACTGGCGCGTGATGGCCGACCTGGCACTGCTGTCGCTGTTCGCGGGGCTCTACAGCGTGCCGATGTACGCGCTGATCCAGTTGCGCAGCCAGCCCACGCACCGCGCGCGCATCATCGCGGCGAACAACATCCTCAACGCGCTGTTCATGATCGGCAGCTCGGTCATCGCCGGTGCGCTGCTGGGGGCGGGCTTCACCATTCCGCAGATCTTTTTGTTCACCGGCATCGCCAACGCGGTGGTGGCGTTCTACATCTTCATGCTGGTGCCCGAGTACCTGCTGCGCTTCGTGGCCTGGGTGCTGTCGCGCTTTGTCTACCGTTTCGACATCAAGGGCGAGTCGCACATTCCCACCGAGGGCGCGGCGGTGCTGGTGTGCAACCACGTGAGCTTCATCGATGCGGTGCTGCTGATGGCGGCGAGCCCGCGGCCGATCCGCTTCATCATGGACCACCGCATCTTCAAGGTGCCGGTGCTCGGCTGGCTGTTCAAGCTGGCCAAGGCCATTCCCATCGCGCCACAGAAGGAAGACCCGGCAGCGTACGAAGCGGCCTTTGCCAAGGCGCTGGGCGTGCTGCGCGAGGGTGACCTGCTCGCAATCTTCCCGGAGGGTGCGATCACGCGCGACGGCACGCTGCAGCCCTTCAAGGGCGGCGTGATGAAGATCGTCGAGAGCGCGCGCGCCGAAGGCCTGGAGCCGCCGGTGATCCCGATGGCGCTGATCAACCTCTGGGGCTCGTACTTCAGCCGCATCGAGCTGCGTGGCGGCGAGCAGGTGGCCATGGCCAAGCCCTTCCGCCGCGGCTTCTTCAGCCGCGTGGGCCTGAACGTCGGCGGCCCCGTGCCGCCGGCCGAGGTGCAGCCCGAGTCGCTGCGCCAGCGCGTTGGCGCCCTGCTGGGCGCCTGA
- a CDS encoding helix-turn-helix domain-containing protein: MSTTVDLVQALKNELKSARMTYADLARSLDMAESSVKRMLAKSDMPLSRVDAICRALKIDFAELARRVADAQPLLKELTHEQEKAVVKDKKLLLVAISVLSQWTLEQIVTAYRVSEAECIGCLAQLDRIGIIELRPLNRYRLKLAKTFRWRPHGPVMEFFRENVVLDYYRGGFDGPAEGLLLVHGSISRSLAPAFLERLQRVAQDFAQQHQTDQKLSAKDREGYTLLLGMRNWEFELFTRLRRA; encoded by the coding sequence ATGAGCACCACCGTCGATCTCGTCCAGGCCCTCAAGAACGAACTCAAAAGCGCGCGCATGACCTACGCCGACCTGGCGCGGTCGCTCGATATGGCCGAATCCAGCGTCAAGCGGATGCTGGCCAAGAGCGACATGCCGCTGTCGCGCGTGGACGCCATCTGCCGGGCGCTGAAGATCGATTTCGCCGAGCTGGCGCGCCGCGTGGCCGACGCCCAGCCGCTGCTGAAGGAGCTGACGCACGAGCAGGAAAAGGCCGTGGTCAAGGACAAGAAGCTGCTGCTGGTGGCCATCAGCGTGCTGAGCCAGTGGACGCTGGAGCAGATCGTGACGGCCTACCGCGTGAGCGAGGCCGAGTGCATCGGCTGCCTGGCGCAGCTGGACCGCATCGGCATCATCGAGCTGCGCCCACTCAATCGGTATCGCCTGAAGCTCGCCAAGACCTTCCGCTGGCGGCCGCACGGCCCGGTGATGGAGTTTTTCCGCGAGAACGTGGTGCTCGACTACTACCGCGGTGGCTTCGACGGCCCGGCCGAGGGGCTGCTGCTGGTGCACGGCTCGATCAGCCGCTCGCTGGCGCCGGCCTTCCTGGAGCGCCTGCAGCGCGTGGCGCAGGACTTTGCGCAGCAGCACCAGACTGACCAGAAGCTGTCAGCCAAGGACCGCGAGGGCTACACGCTGCTGCTGGGCATGCGCAACTGGGAATTCGAGCTCTTCACCCGCCTGCGGCGGGCCTGA
- a CDS encoding YiaA/YiaB family inner membrane protein, whose translation MQPLSSTSTVFIQRDTRAWQFQAWASFAIAVFLCATGLSWLPGEALDRAFMVMGYVFCLSTAFMLAKFVRDSQQAAERGADAGRDVPMWKLVVWGSFFTAMGLTGWGLVRMEINEAYKAFLGVSWLFLISSAFTLAKTLRDRHEADMAEARLQGRRQARAEAAASSAE comes from the coding sequence ATGCAACCCCTCTCATCCACCTCGACCGTTTTCATCCAGCGCGACACGCGGGCCTGGCAGTTCCAGGCCTGGGCTTCGTTCGCGATCGCCGTCTTCCTGTGCGCCACCGGCCTGAGCTGGCTGCCAGGGGAGGCGCTGGACCGGGCGTTCATGGTGATGGGCTACGTGTTCTGCCTGAGCACCGCCTTCATGCTGGCCAAGTTCGTGCGCGACAGCCAGCAGGCCGCCGAGCGCGGCGCCGATGCGGGCCGTGACGTGCCTATGTGGAAGCTGGTCGTCTGGGGCAGCTTCTTCACCGCGATGGGCCTGACCGGCTGGGGCCTCGTGCGCATGGAGATCAACGAGGCCTACAAGGCCTTCCTGGGCGTGAGCTGGCTGTTCCTCATCAGCTCGGCCTTCACGCTGGCCAAGACGCTGCGCGACCGCCATGAAGCCGACATGGCCGAAGCCCGCCTGCAGGGCCGCCGCCAGGCCCGCGCCGAAGCCGCTGCTTCCTCTGCCGAATAA